Proteins from a genomic interval of Nocardioides jishulii:
- a CDS encoding GNAT family N-acetyltransferase translates to MEYDVRTLDPNDPETPAPLLRGYLEAVNRGFHLVRADSRGEDVWLRDVRGNSARLHGAWLPAGSFGESPVPVATVTSWDGELNTGAEVIDLHMISDVTVAPSSRRQGLARRLLSADLTAAAAAGKSVAALTVSEGGIYRRFGFGPATQVSKVEVDVTRRFAFDDFSSFGRTVVLEPAELGDVPSRVFAQWHATHRGSISRPAGYSSFTHGGWDWSDQAPSKKMRAVVHLDDADEPHGYALYEHGGWGDDHTVKVRDLASVSTEGELALWDFLAGIDLTDRVTATVRPDHPLAWALTDPRCVSAKGPSDHIWVRILDVPAALAARPWSADGEVVLGVVDALGLAEGRWAVSVRDGRATVTPSDAAPQVSLDVSTLGSLYLGVVTVDTLVAVGRVRGDADALHTWAAMSDGGPVPYSLTSF, encoded by the coding sequence ATGGAGTACGACGTCCGCACGCTCGACCCCAACGACCCTGAGACCCCCGCGCCGTTGCTGCGTGGCTACCTCGAAGCCGTCAACCGCGGCTTCCACCTGGTCCGCGCCGACAGTCGCGGTGAGGACGTGTGGCTGCGCGACGTACGGGGCAACTCCGCCCGCCTGCACGGTGCCTGGCTGCCCGCCGGCAGCTTCGGCGAGAGCCCGGTGCCGGTGGCCACCGTCACCAGCTGGGACGGCGAGCTCAACACCGGCGCCGAGGTGATCGACCTGCACATGATCAGCGACGTCACCGTCGCTCCGTCCAGTCGTCGCCAAGGTCTGGCGCGGCGCCTCCTCAGCGCCGACCTCACCGCAGCGGCCGCCGCCGGCAAGTCGGTCGCCGCCCTGACCGTCTCCGAGGGCGGGATCTACCGCCGCTTCGGTTTCGGACCCGCGACCCAGGTCAGCAAGGTCGAGGTCGACGTCACGCGCCGCTTCGCCTTCGACGACTTCAGCTCCTTCGGCCGCACGGTGGTGCTCGAGCCCGCCGAGCTCGGCGACGTGCCGAGCCGGGTCTTCGCGCAGTGGCACGCCACCCACCGCGGCTCGATCTCGCGCCCGGCCGGCTACTCCTCCTTCACCCACGGTGGCTGGGACTGGTCGGACCAGGCGCCGTCCAAGAAGATGCGCGCCGTGGTCCACCTCGACGACGCCGACGAGCCGCACGGCTACGCGCTCTACGAGCACGGCGGCTGGGGCGACGACCACACCGTGAAGGTGCGCGACCTGGCCTCGGTCTCCACCGAGGGCGAGCTCGCCCTGTGGGACTTCCTGGCCGGCATCGACCTCACCGACCGGGTGACGGCGACCGTACGCCCCGACCACCCGCTGGCGTGGGCGCTGACCGACCCGCGCTGCGTGAGCGCCAAGGGTCCCTCCGACCACATCTGGGTGCGGATCCTCGACGTCCCCGCGGCCCTGGCCGCCCGACCCTGGTCGGCCGACGGCGAGGTCGTCCTCGGTGTCGTCGACGCCCTCGGCCTCGCCGAGGGGCGGTGGGCCGTCTCGGTGCGCGACGGCCGCGCCACGGTCACGCCCAGCGACGCCGCGCCCCAGGTCAGCCTCGACGTCAGCACGCTGGGGTCCCTCTACCTCGGGGTCGTCACCGTCGACACCCTGGTCGCGGTCGGCCGCGTCCGCGGTGACGCCGACGCGCTGCACACGTGGGCGGCGATGAGCGACGGCGGGCCGGTGCCCTACTCGCTCACCTCGTTCTGA
- a CDS encoding 1,4-dihydroxy-2-naphthoate polyprenyltransferase, which yields MSAATAGDWIAGARPRTLPAAVAPVLVGTGIAAYADSMVGWKALLALVVSLALQVGVNYANDYSDGIRGTDADRVGPMRLVGSGRATPAAVKRAAFAAFGVAAVAGLVLAATTAWWLLAVGVVCIVAAWFYTGGKKPYGYLGLGEVMVFVFFGLVAVIGTTYVQTETWEWPALYAGIGIGALACAVLVTNNLRDIPTDVLADKRTLAVRLGDERTRGFYALLVAASAVAVVAVAASTHWGVLLALVFGLRMVPALRTVLSGATGPALIPVLAATGMGQLWWAALVTVTLNAV from the coding sequence ATGAGCGCGGCGACTGCTGGCGACTGGATCGCCGGGGCGCGCCCGCGCACCCTGCCCGCCGCGGTCGCCCCGGTGCTCGTCGGCACCGGCATCGCGGCGTACGCGGACTCGATGGTGGGCTGGAAGGCCCTGCTCGCGCTCGTGGTCAGCCTCGCGCTCCAGGTCGGCGTCAACTACGCCAACGACTACTCCGACGGCATCCGCGGCACCGACGCCGACCGGGTCGGCCCGATGCGCCTGGTCGGCTCCGGGCGCGCGACGCCCGCCGCGGTCAAGCGGGCGGCCTTCGCGGCCTTCGGCGTCGCCGCCGTGGCGGGGCTGGTGCTGGCCGCGACCACCGCGTGGTGGCTGCTGGCGGTGGGCGTCGTCTGCATCGTCGCCGCCTGGTTCTACACCGGCGGCAAGAAGCCCTACGGCTACCTCGGGCTGGGCGAGGTCATGGTCTTCGTCTTCTTCGGCCTGGTGGCCGTCATCGGCACCACCTACGTGCAGACCGAGACCTGGGAGTGGCCCGCGCTGTACGCCGGCATCGGCATCGGCGCGCTCGCCTGCGCGGTCCTGGTGACCAACAACCTGCGTGACATCCCCACCGACGTGCTCGCCGACAAGCGCACGCTCGCGGTGCGCCTGGGCGACGAACGGACGCGTGGCTTCTACGCGTTGCTCGTCGCCGCCTCCGCGGTGGCTGTCGTCGCGGTCGCGGCCTCCACCCACTGGGGCGTCCTGCTCGCCCTGGTCTTCGGTCTGCGGATGGTGCCGGCCCTGCGCACCGTGCTGAGCGGCGCGACCGGCCCTGCGCTGATCCCCGTCCTGGCCGCGACCGGCATGGGTCAGCTGTGGTGGGCCGCCCTGGTGACGGTCACCCTCAACGCGGTCTGA
- a CDS encoding glycoside hydrolase family 16 protein yields the protein MYTARLAALTTALVLPLGALSLTSGSPTAQAGPTTATAARKATSVTVRSLPQIVQPGAKAASPAKAKVPLIVNVTPKRRTVVTLQVRTPQKKWRTLRRATTDGKGKAVLRVVAKRNGAPATYRVRVGAKVSAPTSTERWMRPAFSDTFSGRKLGKAWNHRGTTYNPSVRRCSRGSAAATRVKGGTLRLSVLKDPKRKRKCVTQVGGKTVRHAYRLNGHVGTQESYTFTYGVAAARVKFPRQAGQHGAFWLQVDSPDLRTINPKRNGTEMDVVESYGAHWGDNNSLGLGTGIHRYVKRNGAVTTISDGGYIPNARKYLSGPKDNYYSRYHVFSVEWTPRYYIYRIDGQEYWRTHKGISGTPQFPILSLLSSDYELGRLARGDKDLPQHMHVDWLRVWETGPSSAK from the coding sequence ATGTACACCGCACGTCTCGCCGCACTCACCACCGCCCTCGTCCTGCCGTTGGGTGCCCTGTCGCTGACGAGCGGCTCCCCGACCGCGCAGGCAGGGCCGACGACGGCCACGGCAGCCCGGAAGGCGACGAGCGTCACGGTGCGCTCCCTTCCCCAGATCGTGCAGCCGGGGGCCAAGGCCGCCAGCCCTGCGAAGGCCAAGGTCCCGCTCATCGTCAACGTGACCCCGAAGCGCCGCACCGTCGTGACCCTCCAGGTCCGTACGCCGCAGAAGAAGTGGCGCACGCTGCGCCGGGCGACCACCGACGGCAAGGGCAAGGCCGTCCTGCGCGTGGTCGCGAAGCGCAACGGCGCCCCCGCCACGTACCGCGTCCGGGTCGGCGCGAAGGTCTCGGCGCCGACCTCGACCGAGCGCTGGATGCGGCCTGCCTTCTCCGACACCTTCAGCGGTCGCAAGCTGGGCAAGGCGTGGAACCACCGCGGCACGACGTACAACCCGAGCGTGCGCCGCTGCTCGCGCGGCAGCGCCGCCGCGACGCGGGTGAAGGGTGGGACCCTGCGCCTCAGCGTCCTGAAGGACCCCAAGCGCAAGCGCAAGTGCGTCACCCAGGTCGGCGGCAAGACCGTCCGCCACGCCTACCGCCTCAACGGCCACGTCGGCACGCAGGAGTCCTACACGTTCACGTACGGGGTGGCGGCTGCGCGCGTGAAGTTCCCGCGCCAGGCCGGCCAGCACGGTGCCTTCTGGCTCCAGGTCGACTCCCCCGACCTTCGCACGATCAACCCCAAGCGCAACGGCACCGAGATGGACGTCGTCGAGTCGTACGGCGCCCACTGGGGCGACAACAACTCGCTCGGCCTCGGCACCGGCATCCACCGCTACGTCAAGCGCAACGGTGCGGTCACCACGATCTCCGACGGCGGCTACATCCCCAACGCCCGGAAGTACCTCAGCGGGCCGAAGGACAACTACTACAGCCGCTACCACGTGTTCTCGGTGGAGTGGACCCCGCGCTACTACATCTACCGGATCGACGGCCAGGAGTACTGGCGCACCCACAAGGGCATCTCGGGCACCCCCCAGTTCCCGATCCTGTCGCTGCTCTCCTCCGACTACGAGCTCGGTCGGCTGGCACGCGGTGACAAGGACCTGCCGCAGCACATGCACGTGGACTGGCTGCGCGTCTGGGAGACCGGTCCCAGCTCCGCGAAGTGA
- a CDS encoding DUF4185 domain-containing protein, whose product MTTEIRRRVVLVVLVILVVPLAVMVALQSETDPPSSTGDYLDCLPYKTPTSVAGINRFVRSTRATPGFAGGDVGASTQLSDGRSLWVFGDTTRPAGEPGASMVRNSILVMGNGCASVLRTADNGPAVPDREDGVGYWPMGVVAVPDEEAGEDRVAVGLMRVRATGQGMWDFEVLGSSVANFVVPVNGTPELVGVTDLGPDEPDLARPLWGAAVEVVGKHVYVYGTSTPGGDYVFGYSLHVARTTVDDYLDESSWEYYDGAGWSRDASNVASLIPAETGVSRVLSVFEQEGSWYAVSKQYEFVGTELVIWKADSPTGPFVSTGPVAEIPSGKRVFQYMPLAHPGLLPRKGTVVVSWSVNAMDPEVVEQNPVLYRPRFRRVTLP is encoded by the coding sequence ATGACCACAGAGATCCGCCGCCGGGTCGTCCTGGTGGTCCTCGTGATCCTCGTGGTGCCTCTCGCGGTCATGGTCGCCCTCCAGAGCGAGACCGACCCGCCGTCCTCGACCGGCGACTACCTCGACTGCCTGCCGTACAAGACCCCGACCTCGGTCGCCGGCATCAACCGCTTCGTCCGCAGCACCCGCGCCACCCCCGGCTTCGCGGGCGGCGACGTGGGCGCCTCGACGCAGCTCTCCGACGGGCGCAGCCTGTGGGTCTTCGGTGACACCACGCGGCCTGCCGGCGAGCCCGGCGCCTCGATGGTGCGCAACTCGATCCTGGTCATGGGCAACGGGTGCGCCTCCGTCCTGCGCACGGCCGACAACGGCCCCGCGGTGCCCGACCGCGAGGACGGGGTGGGCTACTGGCCGATGGGCGTCGTCGCCGTGCCCGACGAGGAGGCGGGGGAGGACCGGGTGGCCGTGGGCCTCATGCGGGTGCGCGCCACGGGCCAGGGCATGTGGGACTTCGAGGTCCTCGGCTCGAGCGTGGCCAACTTCGTCGTGCCGGTCAACGGCACCCCCGAGCTGGTCGGCGTCACCGACCTCGGCCCGGACGAGCCGGACCTCGCGCGGCCGCTGTGGGGCGCGGCGGTGGAGGTCGTCGGGAAGCACGTCTACGTCTACGGCACGTCGACGCCCGGGGGCGACTACGTGTTCGGCTACTCCCTCCACGTGGCACGGACGACGGTCGACGACTACCTCGACGAGTCGTCGTGGGAGTACTACGACGGCGCCGGGTGGAGCCGCGACGCCTCGAACGTCGCCAGCCTGATCCCCGCCGAGACTGGGGTGTCGCGGGTGCTCAGCGTCTTCGAGCAGGAGGGCTCCTGGTACGCGGTGAGCAAGCAGTACGAGTTCGTCGGCACCGAGCTGGTGATCTGGAAGGCCGACTCCCCGACGGGGCCCTTCGTCTCCACCGGGCCCGTCGCCGAGATCCCCAGCGGCAAGAGGGTCTTCCAGTACATGCCGCTGGCCCACCCGGGACTGCTGCCCCGCAAGGGCACGGTCGTGGTGAGCTGGAGCGTCAACGCCATGGACCCGGAGGTGGTCGAGCAGAACCCGGTCCTCTACCGCCCGAGGTTCCGGCGCGTCACCCTTCCCTGA
- a CDS encoding MFS transporter has product MSRLLARAKPPSPLAGRLATQSLLFALGDGTFMTGSAVFFTQVVGLSAAQVGLGLTLGGLAAFLLAIPSGKLVDHFGAQRCWAVSAAGQAAVYAVWPFIGDFTGYVLMAVGMEIFAALGHAAHGSYTIDVLPPAERVLSRAYMYSALNVGFTLGAAVGGVALAFDSNAVIRMVPWFTTVVFLVNTVAIARLPRSPAEQRTPEERRAVVPGPGPLRNPGWLATSFFTGVMWTNQVLLNVVIPLWLVEETDAPRVLLAFLFGTNTVMCVVLPMATARGVKDLTTALRAVRISTTFFVVSCLLTLATHETLGWATIALIWLGHVTVTGAELYLSAASWSFEAELMDPRRRGAYQGSQGLTHTLGSVWAPALYTFLAMEWGAGGWLVIAGIVALAGAGIHPAVRTGERWLVRHVPAEDLAAARGATASVPVESLREG; this is encoded by the coding sequence ATGTCCAGACTGCTCGCCCGCGCGAAGCCGCCGTCCCCGCTCGCAGGACGCCTCGCCACCCAGTCCCTGCTCTTCGCCCTCGGGGACGGCACGTTCATGACCGGCTCGGCCGTCTTCTTCACCCAGGTCGTCGGGCTCTCCGCCGCCCAGGTGGGCCTCGGCCTGACCCTCGGCGGCCTCGCGGCCTTCCTGCTGGCCATCCCGAGCGGCAAGCTGGTCGACCACTTCGGGGCGCAGCGCTGCTGGGCGGTCAGCGCCGCGGGCCAGGCTGCGGTCTACGCGGTGTGGCCGTTCATCGGCGACTTCACCGGCTACGTGCTGATGGCCGTGGGGATGGAGATCTTCGCCGCGCTGGGCCACGCCGCCCACGGTTCCTACACGATCGACGTGCTGCCCCCGGCCGAGCGGGTGCTCTCACGCGCCTACATGTACTCCGCCCTCAACGTCGGTTTCACCCTGGGCGCGGCCGTGGGCGGGGTCGCGCTCGCCTTCGACTCCAACGCCGTCATCCGGATGGTGCCGTGGTTCACCACTGTGGTCTTCCTCGTCAACACCGTCGCCATCGCGCGGCTGCCCCGCAGCCCCGCGGAGCAACGTACGCCCGAGGAACGGCGCGCCGTCGTGCCCGGCCCCGGCCCGTTGCGCAACCCCGGCTGGCTGGCCACCAGCTTCTTCACCGGCGTGATGTGGACCAACCAGGTGCTGCTCAACGTGGTGATCCCGCTGTGGCTGGTCGAAGAGACCGACGCGCCGCGGGTGCTGCTGGCCTTCCTCTTCGGCACCAACACCGTGATGTGCGTCGTGCTGCCGATGGCCACCGCCCGCGGCGTCAAGGACCTCACCACCGCCCTGCGTGCGGTGCGGATCTCGACGACCTTCTTCGTCGTCTCCTGCCTCCTCACCCTGGCCACCCACGAGACCTTGGGCTGGGCCACGATCGCCCTGATCTGGCTGGGCCACGTCACGGTGACCGGCGCGGAGCTCTACCTCAGCGCGGCGAGCTGGTCGTTCGAGGCGGAGCTGATGGACCCGCGGCGACGTGGCGCCTACCAGGGAAGCCAGGGGCTCACCCACACCCTGGGGTCGGTCTGGGCACCGGCGCTCTACACGTTCCTGGCGATGGAGTGGGGAGCGGGCGGGTGGCTGGTGATCGCCGGGATCGTGGCCCTCGCGGGCGCAGGCATCCACCCCGCGGTGCGCACCGGCGAGCGGTGGCTGGTGCGCCACGTCCCCGCCGAGGATCTGGCCGCGGCCCGTGGAGCCACGGCCAGCGTCCCCGTCGAGTCGCTCAGGGAAGGGTGA
- a CDS encoding o-succinylbenzoate synthase: protein MRAHVWSVPLRTRFRGITVREGMLLETEHGFGEWSPFLEYSPQVAAPWLRCALEAASGDWPAPVRDRVPVNVTVPAVDAERAHAITRAGGCATAKVKVADPGQTLADDLARVEAVRDALGPRGRLRIDVNGLWSVDEAVAAIPLLDRAAGGLEYVEQPCAEVEELALVRRRVDVPIAADESIRRAADPYRVRDLEAADVAVLKVQPLGGVRACLRIAEEIGLPVVVSSALESSVGIAAGVALAAALPELDHACGLATVQLLTHDVAVEPLLPVDGFLPVPGPSGVVVDREALTRLAAAPDRVAHWQARLAEVAALLPDLRDRLGQDLS from the coding sequence ATGCGCGCGCACGTCTGGTCGGTGCCGCTGCGCACCCGCTTCCGCGGCATCACCGTGCGTGAGGGGATGCTGCTGGAGACCGAGCACGGCTTCGGCGAGTGGAGCCCCTTCCTGGAGTACTCGCCCCAGGTGGCCGCGCCCTGGCTGCGCTGCGCCCTCGAGGCCGCCTCGGGCGACTGGCCCGCTCCGGTGCGAGACCGGGTGCCGGTCAACGTCACCGTGCCGGCGGTCGACGCCGAGCGCGCCCACGCGATCACCCGAGCCGGTGGCTGCGCCACGGCCAAGGTCAAGGTCGCCGACCCCGGCCAGACGCTGGCCGACGACCTGGCCCGCGTCGAGGCGGTGCGCGACGCCCTGGGGCCCCGGGGTCGGCTGCGGATCGACGTCAACGGTCTGTGGAGCGTCGACGAGGCCGTGGCAGCGATCCCGCTGCTCGACCGGGCTGCCGGTGGGCTGGAGTACGTCGAGCAGCCCTGTGCCGAGGTCGAGGAGCTGGCGCTCGTACGCCGTCGGGTCGACGTCCCGATCGCGGCCGACGAGTCGATCCGCCGTGCCGCCGACCCCTACCGGGTGCGCGACCTGGAGGCCGCCGACGTTGCGGTGCTGAAGGTCCAGCCGCTCGGTGGCGTGCGCGCGTGCCTGCGCATCGCCGAGGAGATCGGTCTGCCGGTCGTCGTGTCCTCCGCGCTGGAGTCGAGCGTGGGGATCGCGGCCGGGGTCGCCCTGGCGGCGGCCCTGCCGGAGCTCGACCACGCCTGCGGCCTGGCCACGGTGCAGCTGCTGACCCATGACGTCGCCGTCGAGCCCCTGCTGCCGGTGGACGGGTTCCTGCCCGTCCCGGGCCCCTCCGGGGTGGTCGTCGACCGCGAGGCCCTGACCCGCCTCGCCGCAGCGCCCGACCGGGTGGCCCACTGGCAGGCGCGGCTGGCCGAGGTCGCGGCCCTGCTGCCCGACCTCCGCGACCGGCTGGGGCAGGATCTCTCCTGA
- a CDS encoding glycoside hydrolase family 16 protein: protein MNAARLATAAIALLLPAAALTPAAMATADRAASGLPTGPTSSSSGGGGISPEAPSAKPKKKKAKKKKKGPKVWTKAKKVTIRIHPQIAHPGTSAATASAARVPVEVTVLPKRRTAITLQVKAGKKWVRAASAVTAPNGTHLFRASATRGKGAATYRVVVGKRASSAGSTARWLKPSFSDNFSGGTLSSAWNHRGGDYNPASRSCSRGDASAVKVSGGVVRLSVLKDPSRTDTCTTKGDDGKPKQFSYRLNGHIGTKGAYSFTYGYAAARVKFPKERGQHGAFWLQVEEPDLRTINPRINGSEIDVIESYGLNAGKGDKALGLTTGVHRYSTKDGKTVTFPDGGWVKNANQYLTGKNDSYHGGYHVFSVEWTPTYYVYRLDGKEYWRSSKGISGTPQFPVLSLLSSDYELDALGSEARLPQHMYVDWLRVWETHP from the coding sequence ATGAATGCAGCACGCCTCGCCACTGCGGCGATCGCCCTGCTCCTGCCTGCCGCCGCGCTGACGCCTGCGGCCATGGCCACCGCCGATCGTGCCGCGTCCGGCCTGCCCACCGGCCCGACCTCTTCCTCCTCCGGCGGCGGCGGCATCTCGCCCGAGGCGCCGTCGGCCAAGCCCAAGAAGAAGAAGGCGAAGAAGAAGAAGAAGGGGCCCAAGGTCTGGACGAAGGCCAAGAAGGTCACCATCCGCATCCACCCGCAGATCGCGCACCCCGGCACGAGTGCCGCGACCGCGTCGGCCGCCAGGGTGCCGGTCGAGGTCACCGTGCTGCCCAAGCGTCGCACCGCGATCACCCTGCAGGTGAAGGCTGGCAAGAAGTGGGTGCGTGCCGCCTCTGCCGTCACCGCCCCCAACGGCACCCACCTCTTCCGCGCCTCGGCCACCCGGGGCAAGGGCGCGGCCACCTATCGCGTCGTCGTCGGCAAGCGCGCGTCGAGCGCCGGCTCCACGGCCCGGTGGCTGAAGCCCTCCTTCTCCGACAACTTCTCCGGAGGCACCCTGAGCTCCGCGTGGAACCACCGCGGTGGCGACTACAACCCGGCGTCGCGTTCCTGCTCGCGCGGTGACGCGAGCGCGGTCAAGGTCAGCGGTGGCGTGGTCCGACTGAGCGTCCTCAAGGACCCGAGCCGCACGGACACCTGCACGACCAAGGGTGACGACGGCAAGCCGAAGCAGTTCTCGTACCGCCTCAACGGCCACATCGGCACGAAGGGCGCCTACTCCTTCACCTACGGCTACGCGGCCGCCCGCGTGAAGTTCCCCAAGGAGCGCGGCCAGCACGGCGCCTTCTGGCTCCAGGTGGAGGAGCCCGACCTCCGCACGATCAACCCCAGGATCAACGGCTCCGAGATCGACGTCATCGAGTCCTACGGCCTCAACGCCGGCAAGGGCGACAAGGCGCTCGGGCTCACCACCGGCGTGCACCGCTACTCGACGAAGGACGGCAAGACGGTCACCTTCCCCGACGGCGGCTGGGTCAAGAACGCCAACCAGTACCTGACGGGCAAGAACGACTCGTACCACGGCGGCTACCACGTGTTCTCCGTCGAGTGGACCCCGACGTACTACGTCTACCGCCTCGACGGCAAGGAGTACTGGCGCTCCTCGAAGGGCATCTCCGGCACGCCGCAGTTCCCGGTGCTGTCGCTGCTGTCCTCCGACTACGAGCTCGACGCGCTCGGCAGCGAGGCGCGACTTCCCCAGCACATGTACGTCGACTGGCTCCGGGTCTGGGAGACGCACCCCTGA
- the menD gene encoding 2-succinyl-5-enolpyruvyl-6-hydroxy-3-cyclohexene-1-carboxylic-acid synthase, with product MNDSTLLARQVVQALLDAGVRDAVLSPGSRNAPLSFALLDAERAGLLRLHTRIDERSAGFLALGLARASGRPVVVSCTSGTAVANLAPAALEAHHEHLPLVAVTADRPARLRGTSANQTTEQVGLLPRSTTHDLACGDHTAVVVARLLAGTGPVHLNVQFDDPLTPPDRWVPRAPEAEAAPLPASVEPAVLSRGPRTVVVAGDGAGEAARSLAEQGGWPLLAEPSSGARAGAHAIGPYRLLLGPASEGLAAEVERVVVVGHPTLSRPVSRLLARDDVEVVDQVGDGRWQPRPFVVDAAAPVWTPAPADTETAATEAEWLRRWQEAGRSLSAQLAALLAAEPEVTPYEVAGAVSRALGADGLVFVGPSSPVRDLDLMMTPRSPATSPVVIANRGLAGIDGVVSSAIGAALGHPSAQRAVALLGDVTFLHDSGGLVIGPVEPRPDLTLVVVNDDGGSIFSMLEQGAAEHADEFERLFGTPHGVDLAALCAATRTPHWRVESLPELEHALAQPAGGIEVVEVVVRRDTRREMDERVRNLRP from the coding sequence ATGAACGACTCCACCCTCCTGGCACGTCAGGTGGTCCAGGCCCTGCTCGACGCCGGTGTGCGCGACGCCGTGCTGTCGCCCGGCTCCCGCAACGCGCCGTTGTCGTTCGCCCTGCTCGACGCCGAGCGCGCCGGCCTGCTGCGGCTGCACACCCGGATCGACGAGCGCAGCGCAGGCTTCCTGGCGCTGGGCCTGGCTCGTGCCAGCGGTCGACCGGTGGTGGTCTCGTGCACCTCCGGGACCGCCGTGGCCAACCTGGCCCCGGCCGCGTTGGAGGCACACCACGAGCACCTCCCGCTCGTCGCCGTCACGGCTGACCGGCCTGCGCGCCTGCGGGGCACCAGCGCCAACCAGACGACCGAGCAGGTCGGGCTGCTGCCGCGCTCGACGACCCACGACCTGGCGTGTGGTGACCACACCGCAGTGGTCGTCGCCCGCCTGCTGGCCGGGACCGGGCCGGTGCACCTCAACGTGCAGTTCGACGACCCGCTGACCCCGCCCGACCGGTGGGTCCCTCGCGCGCCCGAGGCCGAGGCGGCGCCCCTTCCTGCGTCTGTCGAGCCGGCCGTGCTGTCGCGCGGCCCGCGGACCGTGGTGGTGGCCGGCGACGGCGCCGGTGAGGCCGCCAGGTCGCTGGCCGAGCAGGGGGGATGGCCGCTCCTGGCCGAGCCGAGCTCCGGGGCCCGCGCGGGTGCCCACGCGATCGGCCCCTACCGCCTCCTGCTCGGGCCGGCGAGCGAAGGGCTCGCCGCGGAGGTCGAGCGCGTGGTCGTGGTCGGCCACCCGACGCTCTCCCGTCCGGTGAGCAGGCTGCTGGCGCGCGACGACGTCGAGGTCGTCGACCAGGTCGGTGACGGACGCTGGCAGCCGCGCCCGTTCGTCGTCGACGCGGCCGCGCCCGTGTGGACGCCGGCTCCCGCCGACACCGAGACGGCCGCGACCGAAGCCGAGTGGTTGCGCCGCTGGCAGGAGGCGGGGCGTTCGCTCTCGGCCCAGCTGGCCGCCCTCCTCGCCGCCGAGCCCGAGGTGACCCCCTACGAGGTCGCGGGAGCGGTGAGCCGAGCGCTCGGAGCCGACGGCCTCGTCTTCGTCGGGCCCTCCAGCCCTGTCCGCGACCTCGACCTGATGATGACCCCTCGCTCCCCGGCGACCTCGCCCGTGGTGATCGCCAACCGGGGGCTCGCGGGCATCGACGGCGTCGTGAGCAGCGCCATCGGCGCGGCCCTGGGCCACCCGAGCGCGCAGCGGGCGGTCGCGCTGCTGGGCGACGTCACCTTCCTCCACGACTCCGGGGGCCTGGTGATCGGCCCGGTCGAGCCCCGCCCCGACCTCACGTTGGTCGTGGTCAACGACGACGGCGGGTCGATCTTCTCGATGCTGGAGCAGGGGGCCGCCGAGCACGCCGACGAGTTCGAACGGCTCTTCGGGACGCCGCACGGCGTCGACCTGGCTGCGCTCTGCGCCGCCACCCGCACCCCGCACTGGCGGGTGGAGTCGCTGCCCGAGCTGGAGCACGCCCTCGCCCAGCCCGCCGGGGGCATCGAGGTCGTCGAGGTCGTCGTACGCCGTGACACCCGCCGGGAAATGGACGAGCGGGTCAGGAACCTGCGTCCCTGA
- a CDS encoding AMP-binding protein has product MDFLRPSDDPGTAVAQLEAWLAADEAPRLLIETSGSTGSPKRVVLTREAVLASAHASARRLRDLGAGEGGRWALVLPSSYVAGVQVIVRSLLAGHAPVLGGWADERGAAAYTSLVPTQLHRMVSSPDDVAALAAMDAVLLGGGPIDPDLRRRAEALGIRVVATYGASETAGGCVYDGVPLDGVGVGLGADGRIRLGGPVVFAGYEGDPELTARTFADGWYLTSDAGRLDEDGRLVVLGRVDDVVVSGGVNVPLPAVARRLRAHPALEQVEVVGVPDEEWGQAVVACYVGDPDLALGLLPDLAALRDWVADELPRAWAPRRVVRLDDLPLLANGKVDRQALVAAASGQDVA; this is encoded by the coding sequence GTGGACTTCCTGCGACCGTCCGACGACCCCGGCACCGCCGTCGCCCAGCTCGAGGCGTGGCTGGCGGCCGACGAGGCCCCGCGACTGCTGATCGAGACCTCCGGCTCCACCGGGAGCCCCAAGCGCGTGGTCCTCACGCGCGAGGCCGTGCTCGCCTCCGCGCACGCCTCCGCGCGACGCCTGCGCGACCTGGGCGCCGGGGAGGGCGGGCGCTGGGCGCTCGTCCTCCCGTCGTCCTACGTCGCGGGCGTCCAGGTGATCGTCCGCTCGCTGCTCGCGGGTCACGCCCCGGTGCTCGGCGGCTGGGCCGACGAGCGGGGAGCGGCGGCGTACACCTCGCTGGTGCCCACGCAGCTGCACCGCATGGTCTCCTCGCCCGACGACGTCGCGGCGCTCGCCGCGATGGACGCCGTGCTCCTCGGTGGCGGTCCGATCGACCCCGACCTGCGGCGCAGGGCCGAGGCGCTGGGCATCCGGGTCGTGGCGACCTACGGCGCCTCCGAGACTGCCGGGGGCTGCGTCTACGACGGCGTCCCGCTCGACGGCGTCGGGGTGGGGCTGGGGGCTGACGGTCGGATCCGGCTGGGTGGCCCGGTCGTCTTCGCCGGCTACGAGGGCGACCCCGAGCTGACCGCCCGGACGTTCGCCGACGGGTGGTACCTCACCTCCGACGCCGGTCGCCTCGACGAGGACGGGCGCCTGGTGGTGCTCGGCCGCGTGGACGACGTCGTCGTGAGCGGCGGCGTCAACGTCCCCCTGCCTGCCGTGGCCCGACGACTGCGCGCGCATCCCGCCCTCGAGCAGGTCGAGGTCGTCGGGGTGCCCGACGAGGAGTGGGGCCAGGCGGTGGTGGCCTGCTACGTCGGCGACCCCGACCTGGCGCTGGGCCTCCTGCCCGACCTCGCCGCGCTACGCGACTGGGTGGCAGACGAGCTGCCGCGGGCGTGGGCGCCACGCCGCGTCGTACGCCTGGACGACCTGCCGCTGCTCGCCAACGGCAAGGTCGACCGTCAGGCGTTGGTCGCCGCCGCCTCGGGCCAGGACGTGGCCTGA